In the genome of Drosophila yakuba strain Tai18E2 chromosome 3R, Prin_Dyak_Tai18E2_2.1, whole genome shotgun sequence, one region contains:
- the LOC6535332 gene encoding Bardet-Biedl syndrome 5 protein homolog isoform X2, translating into MHSKARIASQALYILAISNETRFEFLFTDVSGETSRRDQPIFASVFDVYYLYQRTYLYRDLKLRGAIVQAGQLVILPDEQVFSHVQGVWNLSSDQGNLGSFVVTNIRLVWFADANETFNISLPYLQIESLRVRESKYGPALVIQTAETGGGYVLGFRVDPAERLNELFNELCSLHTIYGEQPNFGIQYNAHDARRRLEAAEEELAQASQFKVDTFEELDERQEREINTKLNSYLAEGCLGKVSSQGERDPLYCKELGFAMEPIRDGYKLRDLWNIMPTKMETME; encoded by the exons ATGCACTCCAAAGCAAGGATAGCCAGTCAGGCCTTATACATCCTGGCAATAAGCAATGAGACCCGCTTTGAGTTTCTTTTCACCGACGTATCTGGGGAAACGTCGCGTCGGGATCAGCCGATCTTCGCTAGCGTGTTTGATGTCTATTA CCTATATCAACGTACTTATCTCTACCGCGACCTGAAGCTGCGCGGAGCCATCGTTCAAGCGGGTCAATTGGTTATTCTACCAGATGAACAGGTCTTTAGCCATGTGCAGGGTGTGTGGAATTTGTCCAGCGACCAGGGAAACCTGGGCAGCTTCGTGGTAACCAATATTCGACTGGTGTGGTTTGCAGACGCCAACGAAACCTTCAACATAAGTTTGCCATATTTACAAATTGAAAGT CTTCGCGTTCGGGAGTCCAAGTACGGACCTGCTTTGGTAATCCAAACAGCAGAAACGGGAGGAGGATATGTACTCGGATTCCGCGTCGATCCTGCCGAGCGTCTTAACGAGTTGTTCAATGAGCTCTGCTCGCTGCACACGATTTATGGCGAGCAGCCCAACTTTGGCATCCAATACAATGCCCACGACGCCCGTCGGCGGTTGGAAGCGGCCGAAGAGGAATTGGCACAAGCCTCCCAGTTCAAGGTGGACACCTTTGAGGAGCTGGACGAGCGGCAGGAGCGGGAGATCAACACTAAGCTCAACAGCTACCTCGCAGAGGGCTGTTTGGGCAAGGTTTCCAGTCAGGGTGAGAGAGATCCGCTTTACTGCAAGGAGCTGGGCTTTGCAATGGAGCCCATTAGGGATGGCTACAAATTACGAGACCTGTGGAACATTATGCCCACCAAAATGGAAACGATGGAATAA
- the LOC6535332 gene encoding Bardet-Biedl syndrome 5 protein homolog isoform X1, whose protein sequence is MFKSIAPIEGIRQPLVQWLWEDKEVKFDVPLLHKNLRSGERVLDYIYHIEDSKGNLGDTGRLMVTNLRIIWHSLVHKKYNLSIGYARIGNTNTRIVHMHSKARIASQALYILAISNETRFEFLFTDVSGETSRRDQPIFASVFDVYYLYQRTYLYRDLKLRGAIVQAGQLVILPDEQVFSHVQGVWNLSSDQGNLGSFVVTNIRLVWFADANETFNISLPYLQIESLRVRESKYGPALVIQTAETGGGYVLGFRVDPAERLNELFNELCSLHTIYGEQPNFGIQYNAHDARRRLEAAEEELAQASQFKVDTFEELDERQEREINTKLNSYLAEGCLGKVSSQGERDPLYCKELGFAMEPIRDGYKLRDLWNIMPTKMETME, encoded by the exons ATGTTTAAGTCGATAGCTCCGATCGAAGGAATCCGACAGCCCCTGGTGCAGTGGCTCTGGGAGGACAAGGAGGTCAAATTTGATGTACCCCTACT ACACAAAAACCTACGGAGCGGAGAACGAGTACTCGATTACATTTACCACATCGAAGACAGCAAAGGAAATCTGGGGGACACGGGTCGTCTGATGGTAACCAATTTGCGGATTATATGGCACTCGCTGGTCCACAAGAAATACAATCTAT CCATTGGGTATGCTCGGATTGGTAACACCAACACTCGGATAGTTCATATGCACTCCAAAGCAAGGATAGCCAGTCAGGCCTTATACATCCTGGCAATAAGCAATGAGACCCGCTTTGAGTTTCTTTTCACCGACGTATCTGGGGAAACGTCGCGTCGGGATCAGCCGATCTTCGCTAGCGTGTTTGATGTCTATTA CCTATATCAACGTACTTATCTCTACCGCGACCTGAAGCTGCGCGGAGCCATCGTTCAAGCGGGTCAATTGGTTATTCTACCAGATGAACAGGTCTTTAGCCATGTGCAGGGTGTGTGGAATTTGTCCAGCGACCAGGGAAACCTGGGCAGCTTCGTGGTAACCAATATTCGACTGGTGTGGTTTGCAGACGCCAACGAAACCTTCAACATAAGTTTGCCATATTTACAAATTGAAAGT CTTCGCGTTCGGGAGTCCAAGTACGGACCTGCTTTGGTAATCCAAACAGCAGAAACGGGAGGAGGATATGTACTCGGATTCCGCGTCGATCCTGCCGAGCGTCTTAACGAGTTGTTCAATGAGCTCTGCTCGCTGCACACGATTTATGGCGAGCAGCCCAACTTTGGCATCCAATACAATGCCCACGACGCCCGTCGGCGGTTGGAAGCGGCCGAAGAGGAATTGGCACAAGCCTCCCAGTTCAAGGTGGACACCTTTGAGGAGCTGGACGAGCGGCAGGAGCGGGAGATCAACACTAAGCTCAACAGCTACCTCGCAGAGGGCTGTTTGGGCAAGGTTTCCAGTCAGGGTGAGAGAGATCCGCTTTACTGCAAGGAGCTGGGCTTTGCAATGGAGCCCATTAGGGATGGCTACAAATTACGAGACCTGTGGAACATTATGCCCACCAAAATGGAAACGATGGAATAA
- the LOC6535331 gene encoding mannose-1-phosphate guanyltransferase beta codes for MCGNPSVGNGTRALILVGGYGTRLRPLTLSTPKPLVEFANKPILLHQLEALVDAGCRQVILAVSYRAEQMEKELKVEAKKLGVELIFSHETEPLGTAGPLALAKTILAASSEPFFVLNSDVICDFPFKQLVQFHRNHGKEGTIVVTKVEEPSKYGVVLYDENGCIRNFIEKPQEFVSNKINAGIYIFNPSVLDRIEVRPTSIEKEVFPAMAQQQELYAMDLTGFWMDIGQPKDFLTGMCLYLSSLRQKQSPKLYTGPGVVGNVLVDPTAKIGEGCRIGPNVTIGPDVVIEDGVCIKRSTILKGAIVHSHSWLDSCIVGWRSTVGRWVRIEGITVLGEDVIVKDELYINGGQVLPHKSIAASVPEPQIIM; via the exons ATGTGTGGAAATCCATCTGTGGGAAACGGGACGAGGGCCTTAATTCTTGTCGGTGGTTATGGGACCCGTCTTCGACCCCTGACCCTCAGCACACCTAAGCCACTGGTGGAGTTTGCCAATAAGCCGATTCTTCTACACCAACTGGAGGCACTCGTCGATGCGGGATGTCGTCAG GTTATTTTAGCCGTCAGTTATCGAGCCGAGCAAATGGAAAAGGAGCTAAAAGTCGAAGCAAAGAAACTGGGCGTGGAATTGATCTTTTCCCACGAGACGGAACCCTTGGGCACAGCTGGACCTCTAGCCCTAGCTAAAACTATTTTAGCAGCCAGTTCAGAGCCATTTTTCGTGCTCAATTCTGACGTTATCTGCGATTTTCCTTTTAAGCAACTAGTGCAATTTCATCGTAATCACGGAAAAGAAGGCACAATTGTTGTCACAAAAGTCGAAGAACCATCAAAATACGGAGTTGTGCTGTACGATGAGAACGGCTGCATTAGAAACTTTATTGAAAAGCCACAGGAGTTTGTTAGCAATAAGATAAATGCTggcatttacatatttaatcCCTCCGTGCTTGACCGGATCGAAGTTAGGCCCACATCAATAGAGAAAGAGGTATTCCCTGCGATGGCGCAGCAACAGGAGTTGTATGCAATGGATTTAACTGGATTCTGGATGGACATCGGACAACCAAAAGACTTTCTAACCG GAATGTGTCTCTATCTAAGCTCGCTGCGCCAGAAGCAATCTCCCAAGCTGTACACAGGGCCTGGAGTGGTGGGCAACGTGTTAGTGGATCCCACGGCCAAGATTGGCGAGGGTTGTCGCATAGGGCCTAATGTAACTATTGGACCGGACGTGGTTATCGAGGATGGCGTTTGCATTAAGCGCTCGACCATCCTCAAAGGCGCCATCGTTCACTCACATTCGTGGCTGGACTCCTGCATCGTCGGTTGGCGTTCTACGGTTGGCCGTTGGGTTCGCATCGAAGGCATCACCGTGCTAGGCGAGGATGTAATCGTGAAAGATGAGCTATACATTAATGGGGGTCAAGTCTTGCCCCATAAAAGCATTGCGGCCAGTGTACCAGAACCGCAGATCATTATGTGA
- the LOC6535333 gene encoding uncharacterized protein LOC6535333 has translation MLLAAAGLPAYDAGKLASNAGSGSSSVGSGGVGTPTASASRPSAASALMKTLSVRLHRGTEFIKDTVQKALVMSAPTPVAPATAPASKIVDHSLKRKLSGAGGLMGCSSISSTTSSIPGSSRSYHYAPTNQVSSSQVLPLPSQVPTAAFLRTYTVAPTALHRSTAARKRNPSTDSLLMDLCLFKPIRPMPITPIKIHKLRGFEMKKPKFVLAANADSEEDEDDDEENAVHKPKLSNLSLPTVEGSAFVPMSYTATTNTAINATTNTTSRSRSRSHNAHTSDSAEGITKPKRRRRAPMLTPKRRRKALDAELKTAAKRGIEDKTPAKRKATAARGNSKRSHEEPITSPTPADPIKSSVAKNASTKSKSFSRCEAIKRSRIASLQNVTVLTATSASSADSIRKTATKRKAANKKAVKRSRGSTALSARPSPPMTRQRARQQISASK, from the exons CTGGCCGCAGCCGGTCTGCCGGCCTACGACGCCGGAAAGCTGGCTAGCAATGCCGGATCCGGCTCCAGCAGCGTGGGCTCCGGCGGAGTGGGTACGCCCACAGCGTCCGCCTCGCGTCCTAGTGCCGCTAGTGCCCTGATGAAGACCCTGTCTGTGCGTCTGCATCGAGGCACCGAGTTTATTAAGGACACTGTTCAGAAGGCCCTGGTCATGTCCGCACCTACGCCGGTGGCCCCAGCTACAGCTCCTGCTTCCAAGATCGTGGACCACAGCCTAAAGCGGAAGCTAAGCGGCGCTGGCGGGCTGATGGGCTGCAGCAGCATTAGCAGCACTACCTCATCTATCCCCGGCAGCTCGAGGAGTTACCACTATGCCCCAACCAATCAGGTGTCTTCGTCACAGGTGCTTCCTTTGCCCAGTCAAGTGCCCACAGCCGCCTTTCTGCGCACCTACACAGTAGCTCCCACAGCACTCCACCGATCTACCGCCGCTCGCAAACGGAATCCCAGCACCGACAGCCTGCTTATGGACCTGTGCCTCTTTAAGCCCATTCGTCCTATGCCCATAACACCAATAAAAAT CCACAAGTTACGCGgctttgaaatgaaaaaaccaaaatttgtACTAGCTGCAAATGCAGACAGCGAAGAAgatgaggacgacgacgaagaGAATGCGGTCCACAAGCCAAAGCTCAG CAATTTGTCTTTGCCAACAGTTGAGGGTTCGGCCTTCGTTCCGATGTCCTATACAGCAACCACAAACACCGCCATTAACGCAACTACTAACACcaccagcaggagcagatcCCGCTCCCACAACGCACACACCTCAGACTCTGCAGAGGGCATTACCAAGCCAAAGCGTCGTCGTCGCGCTCCCATGCTCACGCCCAAGAGACGCCGCAAGGCGCTGGATGCGGAATTAAAAACTGCAGCAAAGAGAGGAATTGAAGACAAAACTCCTGCCAAGCGCAAAGCGACGGCAGCGCGTGGAAACTCCAAGCGCAGTCATGAAGAACCGATCACGTCTCCTACGCCAGCGGATCCAATTAAATCTTCAGTAGCGAAAAATGCTTCGACCAAGAGCAAATCATTCTCTAGATGTGAAGCTATAAAACGTAGTCGTATAGCTTCTCTGCAGAATGTCACTGTTCTCACAGCGACATCCGCCTCCTCAGCAGATTCAATCCGTAAAACCGCAACAAAGCGTAAGGCAGCTAATAAAAAAGCCGTCAAGCGCAGTCGAGGTTCCACAGCCTTGTCTGCGCGTCCTTCCCCGCCAATGACACGTCAGAGGGCCCGTCAGCAGATCTCCGCCAGCAAATAA